The segment ACGACGGACGTCACTGGGGCAACTGAGGTCCTGGGCGATGCCGAGATGGCCATGCCCGGCGACGGCGTGAGGCTGGGCGTGCATCTGGGGCGACCGGTCGCGTTGGCGGACGGCGCCCGGTTCGCCATCCGGGAAGGCGGCAAAACCGTTGGCTCGGGTGTCGTGACCAAGGTCGTCGCCTGAGCAGTGCTCAGAGACGATGGCGCGGTTGCTGGTGCAGAATCTGGGAAGAATCCAGCCTGTCACCGGCATCCGGCCGTGCAACATGAGCCCACCTCCGCGTGGGTCACTTGGGAACGCTCCTGGTTCGAGCGATCGGACCAGGGGCGTCTTCCTGATGCCGCCTCGACGGCAGACACCTTGGTGTAGACAATCGTCCCAACGACAAATCCAAACATCGAACGGCACGAAATGCGATACGACTACTACCTTGTGATCGACCTCGAAGCCACCTGCTGCGACCAGGGCACCATTCCGTTCGGAAGGATGGAGATCATCGAGATTGGGGCCGTGATGGCCGACGCGCAGTCTCTTCAACCAGTCGCTGAGTTCGGTTGCTTCGTGCAACCGGTGCGAAACCGACTGCTGACCGTATTTTGCACGGAGTTGACGAGTATCACACAGGCGGACGTCGACAACGCGCCGGGGTTCTCCGATGTGCTAGATCAACTCGTTAGGTGGAGTGCAGAATACCGGAACCATCTCTTCTGTTCTTGGGGAGCGTACGATCGCAAGCAGTTGAAGCAAGACTGTTCTTTGCACGGTTTGCCGTACCCATTCGGCAAACACATGAATCTCAAGCAGCGATTTGCCGAGCGAATGGAGCTACGGAAGCCGGAGGGCATGAAAGCTGCCCTGCGGAGGGTGGGCTTGCCGCTTGAGGGCACGCACCACCGTGGCATAGACGACGCGAGGAACATTGCACGCCTGCTTCCTTTCATTGTGGACACGATGTAATTATGAACAGCCGACAGCTTCAGAAACTTGGCGTGCCTGAAGAGTGCGTCCACGGCGCGATTGCCGCGATCCAGAGCATGATGAAGACCGGTGGGATACGTGGGAAGCAGGTCAAGCAGGCGATTCGAGACGTGATCGACCGCCCGCAGGACTTCACCGAAGACGAGCATCTCGGCCAGTTCGCAAAGGACGTGATTGAGGAACGGTCCTTCGTGCGGCCCGATCCAATTGACTATCAGACCTGGGGCACGGAAATCGACGACGCCACGCGAGCACAGATGAAACAGGCGTGCGGTGTACCGTTGGCGGCCGGCGCC is part of the bacterium genome and harbors:
- a CDS encoding exonuclease domain-containing protein, which gives rise to MRYDYYLVIDLEATCCDQGTIPFGRMEIIEIGAVMADAQSLQPVAEFGCFVQPVRNRLLTVFCTELTSITQADVDNAPGFSDVLDQLVRWSAEYRNHLFCSWGAYDRKQLKQDCSLHGLPYPFGKHMNLKQRFAERMELRKPEGMKAALRRVGLPLEGTHHRGIDDARNIARLLPFIVDTM
- a CDS encoding RtcB family protein; its protein translation is MNSRQLQKLGVPEECVHGAIAAIQSMMKTGGIRGKQVKQAIRDVIDRPQDFTEDEHLGQFAKDVIEERSFVRPDPIDYQTWGTEIDDATRAQMKQACGVPLAAGAALMPDAHVGYGLPIGGVLALEGAVIPYAVGVDIA